Proteins from a single region of Streptomyces vinaceus:
- a CDS encoding endo-beta-N-acetylglucosaminidase, giving the protein MSETGHGADPRTARPLRPARTTPPTRRHVLAAGAGAGAAALLCGIAAATEAQAAPAPGPTPDAAAVPDLAPYASYWFPDSLPQGAPGPGVTWRSLKQWTPESDPDLAYNTATVPLAPRFTPVPPNAGARAGQARISSLVSFGPTARNPSQGSATADHYALTHWAYLDELVFWGGSSGEGVVLAPNAPVVDAAHRHGVPVLGNVFLPPVVYGGDLRWTRDLVQQDPLGRFPIAEKLVLVARTYGFDGWFVNAETDGGDSSLAARMRAFLRALRAAGAPYGLRTTWYDAMNSTGRVGWQGALNALNQEFFEDRAGRVSDTMFVDFRWTQQSLAASGALADRLGRSRHELWAALDVESAGWDSGVRWDAIIPRDRAHVVSFGFYRPEWTRNHLADRSPGAFHRADDRFWTGESLDPAHPAPEGTWRAPATAVADRSTVTALPFACAFNTGHGERWYEDGEVISDTPWNHLGLQDRLPGRRWAVETSGARPCVTLDFARAWRGGSSLLVSGSLTAPAVVGLHCTRLPLTASTVLELVHTTGSGTVTVEVGVATREPAAPGRPVPYTWFKARAVSGRGAWHTSRTGLGALAGRTAYGIAVRITPGGNGAVSWRLGALSVREDTARRRPAAPDALTVDASAQQDGRASVRLSWRRAAGPVRHHELYRLLPDGTRRFLGGTCGTALYLPAVTRSGQEPAAVFEVRAVDELYATSAPAGTTLPWS; this is encoded by the coding sequence ATGTCCGAGACCGGCCACGGCGCCGACCCTCGTACCGCCCGCCCGTTACGCCCGGCGCGCACGACGCCGCCGACCCGCCGCCACGTCCTCGCCGCGGGTGCCGGAGCGGGAGCTGCGGCACTGCTCTGCGGGATCGCAGCCGCCACCGAGGCGCAGGCCGCGCCGGCGCCCGGCCCCACCCCCGACGCGGCAGCCGTCCCCGACCTGGCCCCCTACGCCTCGTACTGGTTCCCCGACTCCCTCCCCCAGGGCGCCCCCGGACCCGGCGTCACCTGGCGCTCCCTCAAGCAGTGGACCCCCGAGTCCGATCCGGACCTCGCGTACAACACGGCGACCGTGCCGCTGGCGCCGCGCTTCACCCCCGTACCCCCGAACGCGGGCGCCCGCGCCGGCCAGGCCCGGATCTCCTCGCTCGTCTCGTTCGGGCCCACCGCCCGGAACCCCTCGCAGGGCTCCGCGACCGCCGACCACTACGCCCTCACCCACTGGGCGTACCTCGACGAGCTGGTGTTCTGGGGCGGTTCCTCCGGCGAGGGCGTCGTCCTCGCCCCGAACGCGCCCGTCGTCGACGCCGCCCACCGCCACGGCGTCCCGGTGCTCGGCAACGTCTTCCTGCCGCCCGTCGTGTACGGCGGCGACCTGCGGTGGACCCGCGACCTCGTCCAGCAGGACCCCCTCGGCCGGTTCCCGATCGCCGAGAAGCTGGTGCTGGTGGCGCGGACCTACGGGTTCGACGGCTGGTTCGTGAACGCCGAGACCGACGGCGGGGACAGCTCGCTCGCCGCGCGGATGCGGGCGTTCCTGCGCGCCCTGCGGGCGGCCGGCGCCCCGTACGGACTGCGGACCACCTGGTACGACGCCATGAACAGCACCGGCCGGGTCGGCTGGCAGGGCGCACTCAACGCGCTCAACCAGGAGTTCTTCGAGGACCGGGCGGGCCGCGTCTCGGACACGATGTTCGTCGACTTCCGCTGGACGCAGCAGTCCCTGGCCGCCTCCGGCGCGCTCGCCGACCGGCTGGGCCGTTCCCGCCACGAGCTGTGGGCGGCCCTCGACGTGGAGTCGGCCGGCTGGGACTCCGGCGTCCGCTGGGACGCGATCATCCCGCGCGACCGCGCCCACGTCGTCAGCTTCGGCTTCTACCGCCCCGAGTGGACGCGCAACCACCTCGCCGACCGCTCCCCCGGCGCCTTCCACCGCGCCGACGACCGGTTCTGGACGGGCGAGTCGCTCGACCCGGCCCACCCGGCCCCCGAGGGCACCTGGCGGGCGCCCGCCACCGCCGTCGCCGACCGGTCCACCGTCACCGCGCTGCCCTTCGCCTGCGCCTTCAACACCGGACACGGGGAGCGCTGGTACGAGGACGGCGAGGTCATCTCCGACACCCCGTGGAACCACCTCGGGCTCCAGGACCGGCTCCCGGGCCGGCGCTGGGCCGTCGAGACCTCCGGAGCGCGCCCCTGCGTCACGCTGGACTTCGCGAGGGCCTGGCGCGGCGGCTCCAGCCTCCTCGTGTCGGGCTCCCTGACCGCTCCGGCCGTCGTCGGACTGCACTGCACGCGGCTGCCGCTGACCGCCTCCACGGTGCTGGAGCTGGTGCACACGACCGGGTCGGGCACGGTCACCGTCGAGGTGGGCGTGGCCACGCGCGAGCCCGCCGCCCCGGGCAGGCCCGTCCCGTACACCTGGTTCAAGGCCCGAGCGGTCTCCGGCCGGGGCGCCTGGCACACCTCCCGGACCGGCCTCGGGGCCCTGGCGGGCAGGACCGCGTACGGGATCGCCGTACGGATCACCCCCGGCGGGAACGGAGCGGTGTCCTGGCGGCTCGGCGCCCTGTCGGTACGCGAGGACACCGCGCGGCGGCGCCCGGCGGCTCCGGACGCACTGACCGTCGACGCCTCGGCCCAGCAGGACGGCAGGGCCTCCGTACGGCTGTCCTGGCGCCGGGCAGCCGGTCCGGTCCGCCACCACGAGCTGTACCGCCTGCTGCCGGACGGCACCCGCCGCTTCCTCGGCGGCACCTGCGGCACGGCCCTGTACCTCCCGGCGGTGACCCGGTCCGGACAGGAGCCCGCGGCCGTCTTCGAGGTCCGGGCCGTGGACGAGCTGTACGCGACCTCCGCCCCGGCGGGCACCACGCTCCCCTGGAGCTGA
- a CDS encoding ROK family protein: MTVAIDIGGTKIAGALVHPDGTMTAATRRPTPRGADGEGVFAAVAEVVTELAGSSLWSGAVRCGIGSAGPVDTSRGTVSPVNIGAWREFPVQARVEAELARHGAALPTVLAGDGVAMTAAEHWLGAARGHANALCMVVSTGVGGGLILDNQLHPGPTGNAGHIGHISVAFDGEPCVCGSRGCVESIASGTAIARWALEQGWSPADPEGDASAAGVAAAAEAGDPVAVAAFDRAGRALAAAIAATATLVETDIAVIGGGVATSGDTLFAPIRAHLADYATLSFVSGLRVVPAALGTHAGLIGAAAAAVMLLPAG, translated from the coding sequence CTGACCGTGGCCATCGACATCGGCGGTACGAAGATCGCCGGCGCGCTGGTGCACCCCGACGGCACGATGACGGCGGCCACCCGCCGCCCGACCCCGCGCGGCGCGGACGGCGAAGGCGTCTTCGCGGCCGTCGCCGAGGTCGTCACCGAGCTCGCCGGCTCCTCGCTGTGGTCCGGGGCGGTCCGCTGCGGCATCGGCAGCGCGGGCCCCGTGGACACCTCGCGCGGCACGGTGAGCCCGGTGAACATCGGGGCCTGGCGGGAGTTCCCGGTCCAGGCCCGGGTCGAGGCCGAACTGGCCCGGCACGGCGCCGCCCTGCCGACCGTACTCGCCGGTGACGGCGTCGCGATGACCGCCGCCGAGCACTGGCTGGGCGCGGCTCGGGGGCACGCGAACGCCCTGTGCATGGTGGTCTCCACCGGGGTCGGCGGCGGGCTCATCCTGGACAACCAGCTCCACCCCGGTCCCACGGGCAACGCGGGTCACATCGGCCACATCAGCGTGGCTTTCGACGGTGAGCCCTGCGTCTGCGGGAGCCGCGGCTGCGTGGAGTCCATCGCGTCCGGCACCGCCATCGCCCGGTGGGCCCTGGAGCAGGGCTGGAGCCCGGCGGACCCGGAGGGGGACGCTTCCGCGGCCGGCGTGGCCGCGGCCGCCGAGGCCGGGGACCCGGTCGCCGTGGCCGCGTTCGACCGGGCGGGCCGGGCCCTCGCCGCGGCCATCGCGGCCACCGCGACGCTGGTCGAAACGGACATCGCCGTCATCGGCGGGGGCGTCGCCACGTCGGGGGACACGCTGTTCGCGCCGATCCGCGCGCACCTGGCCGACTACGCCACGCTGTCGTTCGTGAGCGGCCTGCGGGTGGTCCCGGCGGCCCTGGGGACGCACGCGGGGCTGATCGGGGCGGCCGCGGCGGCGGTGATGCTGCTGCCCGCCGGCTGA
- a CDS encoding glycoside hydrolase 5 family protein codes for MHGEATPRPLRFGANYTPSRGWFHHWLDFDLDEVRADLDSLAALGLDHVRVFPLWPVFQPNRTLIRPRAVEQLVALADAAAERGLDVNVDGLQGHLSSFDFLPAWTGTWHRRNIFTDADVVAAQEEYLRTLAAALADRPNFLGMTVGNEVNQFSDGPHPDPDRITAEQAGRWLERMLAACERGAPGRFHVHAEYDAAWYRDGHPFTPAQAARLGAATAVHSWVFNGTAQRHGRTGTATEHHAAYLVELSKAWARGPGRPVWLQEVGAPAPLIPAEHAAAFTEATVANVLDCPDLWGVTWWCSHDVSRELADFPELEYGLGLLTNDRLVKPAGAAVARIAARWRGREHRPAVRTTALAVDVGGAQAAPGRSVCAPGGAFFEAWAALSARGVRPAVVLAELAEDPAHLSARGITEVLRVREVVRPPAR; via the coding sequence ATGCACGGCGAAGCCACCCCTCGTCCGCTCCGTTTCGGCGCCAACTACACCCCTTCCCGCGGCTGGTTCCACCACTGGCTCGACTTCGACCTCGACGAGGTCAGGGCCGACCTCGACTCCCTCGCCGCGCTCGGGCTGGACCACGTACGGGTCTTCCCGCTGTGGCCGGTGTTCCAGCCGAACCGGACGCTCATCCGGCCGCGCGCCGTCGAGCAGCTCGTCGCGCTCGCCGACGCGGCCGCCGAGCGCGGCCTCGACGTCAACGTGGACGGTCTGCAAGGGCACCTGTCGAGCTTCGACTTCCTGCCCGCGTGGACCGGGACCTGGCACCGGAGGAACATCTTCACCGACGCGGACGTCGTCGCCGCGCAGGAGGAGTACCTGCGCACGCTGGCCGCAGCCCTCGCCGACCGGCCCAACTTCCTCGGCATGACGGTGGGCAACGAGGTCAACCAGTTCTCCGACGGCCCGCATCCGGACCCGGACCGGATCACCGCGGAACAGGCCGGCCGCTGGCTGGAGCGGATGCTCGCCGCGTGCGAGAGGGGCGCGCCGGGCCGCTTCCACGTGCACGCCGAGTACGACGCCGCCTGGTACCGGGACGGCCATCCCTTCACCCCGGCCCAGGCGGCCCGGCTGGGCGCGGCCACGGCGGTGCACTCCTGGGTGTTCAACGGCACCGCCCAGCGCCACGGCCGTACCGGGACGGCCACCGAGCACCACGCCGCTTACCTGGTCGAGCTGTCGAAGGCCTGGGCGCGCGGTCCGGGCCGGCCGGTGTGGCTCCAGGAGGTCGGGGCGCCCGCGCCGCTGATCCCGGCGGAGCACGCGGCCGCGTTCACCGAGGCGACCGTGGCCAACGTGCTGGACTGCCCGGACCTGTGGGGCGTGACCTGGTGGTGCTCCCACGACGTGTCCCGGGAGCTCGCCGACTTCCCCGAGCTGGAGTACGGGCTCGGCCTGCTCACCAACGACCGCCTGGTCAAGCCCGCCGGCGCGGCCGTCGCCCGGATCGCCGCACGGTGGCGGGGCCGCGAGCACCGTCCCGCCGTACGGACCACCGCGCTGGCGGTGGACGTCGGCGGGGCGCAGGCGGCGCCCGGGCGTTCGGTGTGCGCCCCGGGCGGCGCCTTCTTCGAGGCCTGGGCCGCGCTGAGCGCCCGGGGGGTGCGCCCCGCCGTCGTCCTGGCGGAGCTCGCCGAGGACCCCGCCCATCTGTCGGCGCGCGGCATCACGGAGGTGCTGCGCGTCCGCGAGGTCGTCCGACCGCCCGCACGCTGA
- a CDS encoding response regulator transcription factor — MRLLLVEDDDHVAAALSAILARHGFQVTHARSGEEALQALLPAGAPPFGVVLLDLGLPDQDGYEVCGKIRKRTATPVIMVTARGDVRSRIHGLNMGADDYVVKPYDTGELLARIHAVARRTGASEEAAATGAGAPDVVRLGPVRIELPTRRVSVDGVDVPLTRKEFDLLALLAQRPGVVFRREQIISEVWRTSWEGTGRTLEVHVASLRSKLRMPALIETVRGVGYRLVTPAAP, encoded by the coding sequence GTGAGACTGCTGCTCGTCGAGGACGACGACCACGTCGCCGCCGCCCTGTCCGCGATCCTCGCCCGGCACGGCTTCCAGGTCACCCACGCCCGGAGCGGCGAGGAGGCCCTGCAGGCCCTGCTGCCGGCGGGAGCTCCCCCCTTCGGCGTCGTCCTCTTGGACCTCGGACTGCCCGACCAGGACGGCTACGAGGTGTGCGGCAAGATCCGCAAGCGCACCGCGACGCCCGTGATCATGGTGACGGCGCGCGGCGACGTGCGCTCCCGCATCCACGGCCTCAACATGGGCGCCGACGACTACGTCGTCAAGCCGTACGACACGGGTGAACTCCTCGCACGCATCCACGCCGTCGCCCGGCGCACCGGCGCCTCCGAGGAGGCCGCCGCCACCGGGGCGGGCGCCCCCGACGTGGTCCGGCTCGGCCCGGTCCGCATCGAACTGCCCACCCGCCGCGTCAGCGTGGACGGCGTCGACGTACCGCTCACCCGCAAGGAGTTCGACCTGCTGGCCCTGCTCGCGCAGCGCCCCGGCGTCGTCTTCCGGCGCGAGCAGATCATCAGCGAGGTGTGGCGCACCAGCTGGGAGGGGACCGGGCGGACCCTGGAGGTCCACGTCGCCTCGCTGCGTTCCAAGCTGCGCATGCCCGCGCTCATCGAGACCGTCCGCGGGGTGGGCTACCGGCTCGTCACCCCGGCCGCGCCCTAG
- a CDS encoding TAXI family TRAP transporter solute-binding subunit — MAHVPPRIRRRTALWGLVAVLAVLGLLAWWLRPFGEPELRGELTFSTGVRTGVYHRYGQLLDHALAEDMPGVKVRLQPSEGSQENLQRVATGKADFTIATADAVSKYRADGKPGAERLRGVARLYDDYVQLVVPAGSGVLSARDLKGKRVAIGQPGSGVRLISERLLRAAGLDPARDITPLSIGIDTMPAELEAGRIDAFFWSGGLPTQAVRDLADRYEIRLVQLGDLVPSLQASGTPARYYRAAVMPQDAYTRARNTSSVATLAVPNLLVTTEGTDPELTKQFTRTVIDSRDTIGHEVHAAQLVDLRTAIYTDPLDLHEGAQRYYRSVKP; from the coding sequence ATGGCTCACGTACCGCCCCGCATCCGCAGGCGCACCGCCCTGTGGGGGCTGGTGGCCGTACTGGCGGTGCTCGGGCTGCTCGCCTGGTGGCTCAGGCCCTTCGGGGAGCCGGAGCTCAGGGGCGAGCTGACCTTCAGCACGGGGGTCCGTACCGGCGTCTACCACCGCTACGGCCAGCTGCTGGACCACGCCCTCGCCGAGGACATGCCGGGGGTGAAGGTGCGGCTGCAGCCCAGCGAGGGCTCGCAGGAGAACCTCCAGCGGGTGGCCACCGGCAAGGCCGATTTCACCATCGCCACCGCGGACGCCGTCTCGAAGTACCGGGCCGACGGAAAGCCGGGCGCGGAGCGGCTGCGCGGTGTGGCGCGCCTCTACGACGACTACGTGCAGCTCGTGGTGCCGGCCGGGTCGGGCGTGCTGTCGGCGCGGGACCTGAAGGGCAAGCGGGTCGCGATCGGGCAGCCGGGATCGGGGGTGCGGCTGATCTCGGAGCGGCTGCTGAGGGCGGCCGGCCTGGATCCGGCGCGGGACATCACCCCGCTGTCGATAGGCATCGACACCATGCCGGCCGAGCTGGAGGCCGGCCGGATCGACGCGTTCTTCTGGTCCGGCGGACTGCCGACGCAGGCGGTGCGCGATCTGGCGGACCGGTACGAGATCCGCCTGGTGCAGCTCGGCGACCTGGTGCCCTCGCTCCAGGCCAGCGGGACCCCGGCCCGGTACTACCGGGCGGCGGTGATGCCGCAGGACGCGTACACGCGGGCCCGCAACACCTCGTCGGTGGCGACCTTGGCCGTACCGAACCTGCTGGTCACCACCGAGGGGACGGACCCGGAGCTGACCAAGCAGTTCACGCGCACGGTGATCGACAGCCGCGACACCATCGGGCACGAGGTGCACGCCGCGCAGCTGGTGGACCTGCGTACGGCGATCTACACGGACCCGCTGGACCTGCACGAGGGCGCGCAGCGGTACTACCGCTCGGTCAAGCCGTAG
- a CDS encoding sensor histidine kinase, with protein MRARLLPLLVVLMAGVLLALGFPLAVSLAAGQQQRVVVDRIDDSARFAALAQFVIDAEGSNSSGATERLETLQLELARYQELYGIRVGIYRRDDNALARAPGWWEAPATGEGRRAFQEALAGRRSHDPAQVWPWQTHGKLLVASPVVLDGDVVAVVVTESPTDQMRARILDGWLIIIAGLAAAMLVAFGAALVLTRWVLKPVRTLDAAAHGIATGRMNSRVAAAGGPPELQRLAHSFNEMADNVEEVLEQQRAFVADASHQLRNPLAALLLRIELLALELPEGNEEIASVRAEGKRLTQVLDDLLDLALAEHTSAELSLTDIGGLTAERVASWRPYAEEKGVRLTETGRTAVTGWADPIALSSALDAVIDNALKFTPEGEEVEVSVGAAGPFVHVVVADRGPGLTDEELLRVGDRFWRSGRHQNVKGSGLGLSISRALLAAGGGSLAYEKNPPHGLRVTVAVPRSDPHTA; from the coding sequence GTGCGCGCCCGCCTGCTCCCCCTGCTCGTCGTCCTCATGGCGGGCGTGCTGCTCGCCCTCGGTTTCCCGCTCGCCGTGAGCCTGGCCGCAGGGCAGCAGCAGCGGGTGGTCGTCGACCGGATCGACGACAGCGCCCGCTTCGCCGCCCTCGCCCAGTTCGTCATCGACGCCGAGGGCTCCAACTCCTCGGGCGCCACCGAGCGCCTGGAGACCCTCCAGCTGGAACTGGCCCGATACCAGGAGCTGTACGGGATCCGGGTCGGCATCTACCGGCGCGACGACAACGCCCTGGCCCGCGCGCCCGGCTGGTGGGAGGCACCGGCGACGGGCGAGGGCCGCCGCGCCTTCCAGGAGGCCCTCGCCGGGCGGCGCAGCCACGACCCCGCCCAGGTGTGGCCGTGGCAGACGCACGGCAAGCTGCTCGTCGCCTCGCCGGTCGTCCTCGACGGCGACGTGGTCGCGGTCGTCGTGACCGAGTCGCCCACCGACCAGATGCGGGCCCGCATCCTGGACGGCTGGCTGATCATCATCGCCGGGCTCGCCGCCGCGATGCTCGTGGCGTTCGGAGCCGCCCTGGTGCTCACCCGCTGGGTGCTCAAGCCCGTGCGGACCCTCGACGCGGCCGCCCACGGCATCGCGACCGGACGGATGAACTCCCGGGTCGCGGCGGCCGGCGGACCCCCGGAACTCCAACGCCTGGCCCATTCGTTCAACGAGATGGCCGACAACGTGGAAGAGGTCCTGGAGCAGCAGCGGGCGTTCGTCGCCGACGCCTCGCACCAGCTGCGCAACCCGCTCGCGGCGCTGCTCCTGCGGATCGAGCTGCTCGCCCTCGAACTGCCCGAGGGCAACGAGGAGATCGCTTCCGTGCGGGCCGAGGGCAAGCGCCTGACCCAAGTCCTGGACGACCTGCTGGACCTGGCGCTGGCCGAGCACACCTCCGCCGAGCTCAGCCTCACCGACATCGGCGGGCTGACCGCGGAACGGGTCGCCTCCTGGCGCCCGTACGCCGAGGAGAAGGGCGTACGCCTCACGGAGACGGGCCGGACCGCCGTGACGGGCTGGGCCGACCCGATCGCGCTCTCCAGTGCGCTCGACGCCGTCATCGACAACGCCCTCAAGTTCACCCCCGAGGGTGAGGAGGTCGAGGTGTCGGTCGGCGCGGCCGGTCCCTTCGTGCACGTCGTCGTCGCCGACCGCGGGCCCGGGCTGACCGACGAGGAGCTGCTCCGCGTCGGCGACCGGTTCTGGCGCAGCGGCCGCCACCAGAACGTCAAGGGCTCCGGGCTCGGCCTGTCGATCTCCCGGGCGCTGCTCGCCGCGGGCGGCGGGTCCCTCGCCTACGAGAAGAACCCGCCGCACGGGCTGCGGGTGACGGTGGCCGTCCCGCGCAGCGATCCGCACACGGCCTGA
- the miaB gene encoding tRNA (N6-isopentenyl adenosine(37)-C2)-methylthiotransferase MiaB, whose translation MTSSSDRSTAVDVKGTYEVRTYGCQMNVHDSERLSGLLEGAGYTRAPEGSDGDADVVVFNTCAVRENADNKLYGNLGRLAPMKTKRPGMQIAVGGCLAQKDRDTIVQRAPWVDVVFGTHNIGKLPVLLERARVQEQAQVEIAESLEAFPSTLPTRRESAYAAWVSISVGCNNTCTFCIVPALRGKEEDRRPGDILAEVEALVAEGVSEITLLGQNVNAYGSDLGDREAFSKLLRACGRIEGLERVRFTSPHPRDFTDDVIAAMAETPNVMPQLHMPMQSGSDTILRAMRRSYRQERFLGIIEKVRAAIPHAAISTDIIVGFPGETEEDFEQTMHAVREARFANAFTFQYSKRPGTPAADMEGQIPKEVVQERYMRLVALQEEISWEENKKQVGRTLEVMVAEGEGRKDGATHRLSGRAPDNRLVHFTKPEGEVRPGDVVTVDITYAAPHHLLAEGPTLSVRRTRAGDAWEKRNAAPAQPQGVMLGIPTLGVPAPLPEAVSGCALPASS comes from the coding sequence ATGACCAGCAGCAGCGACCGGAGCACGGCAGTGGACGTCAAGGGAACATACGAGGTGCGCACCTACGGGTGCCAGATGAACGTGCACGACTCCGAGCGGCTGTCCGGTCTGCTGGAGGGCGCGGGCTACACGCGGGCGCCCGAGGGGTCCGACGGCGACGCCGACGTCGTGGTGTTCAACACCTGCGCCGTGCGGGAGAACGCCGACAACAAGCTGTACGGCAACCTCGGCCGGCTCGCCCCCATGAAGACGAAGCGCCCCGGCATGCAGATCGCCGTCGGCGGCTGCCTCGCGCAGAAGGACCGGGACACGATCGTCCAGCGGGCCCCCTGGGTCGACGTGGTCTTCGGCACGCACAACATCGGCAAGCTGCCGGTCCTGCTGGAGCGCGCCCGCGTCCAGGAGCAGGCACAGGTCGAGATCGCCGAGTCGCTGGAGGCCTTCCCCTCCACGCTGCCGACCCGCCGCGAGTCCGCCTACGCCGCGTGGGTCTCGATCTCCGTCGGCTGCAACAACACCTGCACCTTCTGCATCGTCCCGGCCCTGCGCGGCAAGGAGGAGGACCGCCGGCCCGGCGACATCCTCGCCGAGGTCGAGGCGCTGGTCGCCGAGGGCGTCTCCGAGATCACCCTGCTCGGGCAGAACGTGAACGCGTACGGGTCCGACCTGGGCGACCGCGAGGCGTTCAGCAAGCTGCTGCGCGCCTGCGGCCGGATCGAGGGGCTGGAGCGGGTCCGCTTCACCTCCCCCCACCCGCGGGACTTCACGGATGACGTGATCGCGGCGATGGCCGAGACGCCGAACGTGATGCCGCAGCTGCACATGCCGATGCAGTCCGGTTCGGACACCATCCTGCGCGCGATGCGCCGCTCGTACCGCCAGGAGCGCTTCCTCGGCATCATCGAGAAGGTCCGCGCCGCGATTCCGCACGCCGCGATCTCCACCGACATCATCGTGGGCTTCCCCGGTGAGACGGAGGAGGACTTCGAGCAGACCATGCACGCCGTGCGCGAGGCCCGCTTCGCCAACGCCTTCACCTTCCAGTACTCCAAGCGCCCCGGGACCCCGGCGGCGGACATGGAGGGGCAGATCCCGAAGGAGGTCGTCCAGGAGCGGTACATGCGGTTGGTCGCCCTCCAGGAGGAGATCTCCTGGGAGGAGAACAAGAAGCAGGTCGGCCGGACGCTCGAGGTCATGGTCGCCGAGGGCGAGGGCCGCAAGGACGGCGCCACCCACCGGCTGTCCGGCCGGGCGCCCGACAACCGCCTCGTGCACTTCACGAAGCCGGAGGGCGAGGTCCGCCCGGGTGACGTGGTGACCGTCGACATCACGTACGCGGCGCCGCACCACCTCCTGGCGGAGGGCCCGACCCTGTCCGTACGCCGCACCCGCGCGGGCGACGCCTGGGAGAAGCGCAACGCGGCTCCGGCGCAGCCCCAGGGCGTCATGCTCGGCATCCCCACCCTGGGCGTCCCGGCCCCGCTGCCCGAGGCGGTCTCGGGCTGCGCGCTGCCGGCGTCTTCCTGA
- a CDS encoding class III extradiol dioxygenase subunit B-like domain-containing protein — MLVAAAVCPAPPLLMPDVAAGAAPELADARTACSDALAVLAASRPDLLVVVGAADRDHRGPYPQGSRGSFHGFGVEADVQLGDGEEGPRLLPPSLAVGAWLLRRARWGAAPVEGLGVGEPLEAARCLEAGRDLAAREERVALLVMGDGSACRTLKAPGYLDDRAAAFDAAAGRALAAADVAALAALDAGLAHELKAAGRAPWQVLAGAAEGAGLDGRLLYEDAPYGVGYFVAAWS, encoded by the coding sequence ATGCTTGTTGCCGCCGCCGTGTGTCCCGCCCCGCCCCTGCTCATGCCCGACGTCGCCGCCGGCGCCGCCCCCGAGCTCGCGGACGCACGTACCGCCTGCTCGGACGCGCTGGCGGTGCTCGCGGCCTCCCGCCCCGACCTGCTCGTCGTCGTCGGCGCCGCCGACCGGGACCACCGCGGGCCCTACCCCCAGGGCTCCCGCGGCAGCTTCCACGGCTTCGGGGTCGAGGCCGACGTACAGCTCGGGGACGGCGAGGAGGGGCCGCGCCTGCTGCCGCCGTCCCTGGCCGTCGGCGCCTGGCTGCTGCGCCGGGCCCGCTGGGGCGCCGCCCCGGTCGAAGGACTCGGCGTCGGGGAACCCCTCGAAGCCGCGCGGTGCCTGGAGGCGGGCCGGGACCTCGCCGCGCGCGAGGAGCGCGTCGCGCTGCTCGTCATGGGCGACGGCAGTGCCTGCCGCACGCTGAAGGCCCCCGGTTACCTGGACGACCGCGCCGCCGCGTTCGACGCCGCGGCGGGCCGCGCGCTGGCCGCCGCCGACGTGGCCGCGCTCGCCGCGCTCGACGCCGGGCTCGCCCACGAGCTCAAGGCCGCCGGCCGGGCGCCCTGGCAGGTGCTGGCCGGGGCCGCCGAGGGCGCGGGTCTCGACGGACGGCTGCTGTACGAGGACGCCCCGTACGGGGTCGGCTACTTCGTCGCCGCCTGGTCCTGA
- a CDS encoding LacI family DNA-binding transcriptional regulator: MARRPTIKDIARRAGVSESAVSFALNDRPGVSQDTRARIRRVAEELGWQPNSAARALSGERSGAVGLVLARPAQTLGVESFFLQLVSGIQEVLSADRVALLFQVVDGIDAECAVYRRWWAERRVDGVLVVDPRTDDPRPELLTRLGLPAVMIGGTGAGAPLSSVWADDARAMAQVVDHLYGLGHRRITHVAGLPGLAHTARRIASLRAEARARGLDPEHVRSVVTDYSDTEGAAATRRVLAEPGPPTALVYDNDVMAVAGIAAAAELGIAVPGRISVVAWDDSALCRVTHPRLTALVRDTAGFGRLAAEELLGVLAGSPPRAREGERPRLEPRESTAPPAAAY; the protein is encoded by the coding sequence ATGGCCCGCAGACCCACCATCAAGGACATCGCCCGCCGGGCCGGGGTGTCCGAGAGCGCCGTGTCCTTCGCGCTCAACGACCGGCCCGGCGTCTCCCAGGACACCCGCGCCCGGATCCGCCGCGTCGCCGAGGAACTCGGCTGGCAGCCCAACAGCGCCGCGAGGGCCCTGTCCGGCGAACGCTCCGGCGCGGTCGGACTGGTGCTCGCCCGGCCCGCGCAGACCCTCGGCGTCGAGTCCTTCTTCCTCCAACTGGTCTCCGGCATACAGGAAGTGCTCTCCGCGGACCGGGTCGCGCTGCTCTTCCAGGTCGTGGACGGCATCGACGCCGAATGCGCCGTCTACCGCCGCTGGTGGGCCGAGCGGCGCGTGGACGGGGTCCTCGTCGTGGACCCGCGTACGGACGACCCGCGGCCGGAGCTCCTCACGCGGCTCGGACTCCCGGCCGTGATGATCGGCGGGACGGGCGCCGGCGCCCCGCTGTCCTCGGTCTGGGCCGACGACGCCCGGGCCATGGCCCAGGTCGTGGACCACCTGTACGGGCTGGGCCACCGCCGGATCACCCACGTCGCCGGGCTGCCCGGGCTCGCCCACACCGCCCGCCGCATCGCCTCGCTGCGCGCCGAGGCCCGGGCGCGCGGGCTCGACCCGGAGCACGTGCGCTCGGTGGTCACCGACTACTCCGACACCGAGGGGGCGGCCGCCACCCGCAGGGTCCTCGCCGAGCCCGGACCGCCGACGGCGCTCGTCTACGACAACGACGTGATGGCGGTCGCCGGCATCGCCGCCGCCGCGGAGCTGGGCATCGCCGTCCCCGGCCGGATCTCCGTGGTCGCCTGGGACGACTCGGCGCTGTGCCGGGTCACCCACCCCCGGCTCACCGCCCTCGTGCGCGACACCGCGGGGTTCGGACGGCTCGCCGCCGAGGAGCTGCTCGGCGTGCTCGCCGGGAGCCCGCCGCGGGCCCGGGAGGGCGAGCGGCCGCGGCTGGAGCCCCGGGAGAGTACGGCCCCGCCGGCGGCCGCATACTGA